The stretch of DNA AGTGACATAATGACCATACCATAGAAAATATGCATAGGGCTTTTGATCATCGGATATATTTTCAGTCACACCATTGATATTTTCATATATATCCAGCAGCCACTCTACGTAATCTTCTGCTCTTTCTACTTTATCGAAGATATAACCAGCTTTTAAAAATCCCTGAATTGATGTAGATCGATAAGGATCTGTAATATCTGCTTTATTTAATCCTAGATATACAACATTGCCATTTGGTATTGCATTTACTTTATCATCATAATTTGCAGTAGTAAACGTAAGCCAAACATCGGCCTTTGCGTCTGCTACTACCTCTACATTCAAATTAGCTCCATTATTTGCACCAAAACAAACAATACTATCCTTGTCTGGATGATTCATATAATAAAATTCACGAAGATCATATGGTGCCTTATCAACCGCAACAACCCGGTCAGATATCTCTAATATGTTTAATAATTCTGCATTTGGAAGATAATCAGCTGCAATTCTCTGGGGATCCAATGTTGTTTTTATTTTCTTTCCGCTTCCGTCCAGCATGTACATAGAGTCTGTAGTCCGATTTATTATTCCCTGCACTTTATCAATATCTTTTTGATCAATAGTGCCATCGTTATTTGCATCTGCAAACTCAGTTTTCTCCTCATCTCCAGAGATGATCTTTTTCAGATATTCAATATCTTTTTCATCTACTGCCCAGTCTCCGTTTGCATTGCCATATATCTGCAGAGCATAATCATCTGCCAACAGATGTTTGTCTTCACTCTCATCGTTTCCTGATATGATGCAATATGCACCAACTCCAGCGACAATAATAATCAGCGCTACCAACGCTGCAATAATTTTATTATTCATATGTGTTCAATTGGAGTAATCATCCTAATATTTTAAATCTTATGGATGTATTATCCAAATAATCTATGCAGATTAACTAATTATACGTACAAGTTGGTAAGAAAATGGATTTAGATGTAAATGGGATTAAATTTTCATATAACCAGATTCCAGTTTTGAACGGAATGAATTTTTGTATGAACTATGGAGAAGTATTGGGAATACTGGGGCCAAATGGTTCTGGTAAAACTACTATGTTAAAGTGTATAAACAGACTTCTAACTCCATCCCAGGGTGAAATTCTCATCGAAGGAAACAAAGTCTCTCAAATGAAAATTTCTGAAATCGCCAAGTATATCGGATATGTCCCTCAAAATGTAAGAAATGATATGGCTTCTCCAACTGTATTTGAAGTAGTTATGATGGGTCGCAGTCCGCATATT from Candidatus Methanomassiliicoccus intestinalis Issoire-Mx1 encodes:
- a CDS encoding dockerin type I domain-containing protein translates to MNNKIIAALVALIIIVAGVGAYCIISGNDESEDKHLLADDYALQIYGNANGDWAVDEKDIEYLKKIISGDEEKTEFADANNDGTIDQKDIDKVQGIINRTTDSMYMLDGSGKKIKTTLDPQRIAADYLPNAELLNILEISDRVVAVDKAPYDLREFYYMNHPDKDSIVCFGANNGANLNVEVVADAKADVWLTFTTANYDDKVNAIPNGNVVYLGLNKADITDPYRSTSIQGFLKAGYIFDKVERAEDYVEWLLDIYENINGVTENISDDQKPYAYFLWYGHYVTGATNDIRGFAKSDPLSQACMLAGGRCITELNENIWLHSSDYMQIDPEWVADHADLIDYVFAHSVKISGNGSMNAEVPNNGYLCDDPSEFEDAQKHMATVDIFSGIDPNNMYCISGDFRNNGTGSMLLAVYLAKLFHPDLFPDLDPVAIHQTYISEWLGFQNYDLSKQGVFFLME